The following proteins come from a genomic window of Ictidomys tridecemlineatus isolate mIctTri1 chromosome 9, mIctTri1.hap1, whole genome shotgun sequence:
- the Naa11 gene encoding N-alpha-acetyltransferase 11 produces the protein MNIRNARPDDLMNMQHCNLLCLPENYQMKYYFYHGLSWPQLSYIAEDEDGKIVGYVLAKMEEDPDDVPHGHITSLAVKRSHRRLGLAQKLMDQASRAMIENFSAKYVSLHVRKSNRAALHLYSNTLNFQVSEVEPKYYADGEDAYAMKRDLSQMADELRRQPELKEKGGYVVLGSRENQESQSSTLPGSKTTCQQENPAVPDSGSDSKEPSESTGSTDVQDSSEDLDSAS, from the coding sequence ATGAACATCCGCAATGCTCGGCCAGACGACCTGATGAACATGCAACACTGCAACCTCCTCTGCCTTCCCGAGAACTACCAGATGAAATACTATTTCTACCATGGCCTTTCCTGGCCTCAGCTCTCCTACATCGCTGAGGACGAGGACGGGAAGATTGTGGGCTATGTCCTGGCCAAAATGGAAGAGGACCCTGATGATGTCCCCCATGGGCATATCACCTCACTGGCTGTGAAGCGCTCACACCGGCGCCTCGGCCTGGCTCAGAAGCTGATGGACCAGGCCTCGCGGGCCATGATAGAGAACTTTAGTGCCAAGTATGTGTCCCTGCACGTCAGGAAGAGTAACCGGGCGGCCTTGCACCTCTATTCTAACACTCTCAACTTTCAGGTCAGTGAGGTGGAACCCAAATACTATGCAGATGGGGAAGATGCTTATGCTATGAAGCGGGATCTCTCACAAATGGCAGATGAGCTAAGAAGGCAGCCGGAGCTGAAGGAGAAGGGCGGGTATGTGGTGCTGGGCTCCAGGGAGAACCAGGAGAGCCAGAGCAGCACACTTCCTGGTTCTAAAACGACCTGTCAGCAGGAGAACCCGGCTGTCCCTGATAGTGGGAGTGACAGCAAGGAACCTAGCGAATCCACGGGGAGCACCGATGTCCAGGACAGCTCAGAAGACTTGGATTCCGCCTCCTAG